One window of the Syntrophomonadaceae bacterium genome contains the following:
- the ssb gene encoding single-stranded DNA-binding protein, translating to MLNKVILIGRLTRDPELRYTPNGVAVATFSLAVDRSFVNQQGQREADFIRVKVWRKLAEVVANNLGKGRLVAVEGRLEVRSYDAQDGTKRYETNVVADEVRFLDWPKEGQGGARQQFAGDDPFGSVNLATEEDLPF from the coding sequence ATTCTTATCGGCCGGCTGACCCGGGATCCCGAATTGCGCTATACGCCAAACGGGGTGGCGGTAGCCACCTTTTCTCTGGCAGTAGATCGGTCCTTTGTTAATCAGCAGGGGCAGCGAGAAGCAGACTTTATCAGGGTCAAGGTGTGGCGGAAGTTAGCTGAAGTAGTTGCCAATAACCTGGGCAAGGGGCGGTTGGTTGCTGTGGAAGGCCGGTTGGAGGTCAGATCTTACGATGCCCAGGACGGCACCAAGCGTTATGAAACAAATGTTGTAGCTGATGAAGTACGGTTCCTTGATTGGCCGAAAGAGGGCCAAGGCGGGGCCAGGCAGCAATTTGCCGGGGACGATCCCTTTGGCAGTGTAAATTTGGCGACGGAAGAAGACCTGCCTTTTTAA
- the rpsR gene encoding 30S ribosomal protein S18, which translates to MKRDRRRSRKRVCSFCADKLEHVDYKDLGKLRRYITERGKILPRRISGNCAGHQRQVTLAIKRARMIALLPYTSE; encoded by the coding sequence GTGAAACGCGACCGGCGGCGCTCCCGCAAGCGGGTGTGCAGTTTTTGCGCTGATAAATTAGAGCATGTGGATTACAAGGACCTGGGCAAGCTTCGCCGCTACATTACCGAACGGGGCAAGATTCTCCCCCGGAGGATTTCCGGCAACTGCGCCGGACACCAGCGGCAAGTAACCTTAGCCATCAAGAGGGCCAGGATGATCGCTCTTTTGCCCTACAC